AGGCGCTCGAGGCCGCAGAGGACGCGGGGGCGGCCGGAGGGGGGCATCAGGGTTCCGAAGCGATGGCCAAGTCTTGAACTTCTCCGTGCATCAGCCGAAGCTCGCAACCGCCACGCTTCGTGACTTGGCGAAGTTCCGGCGGTGGAGCTTGATTCGCTCCAGTTCGAGAAGCGTCTCGGAGCTGAAGTAGCTCTCGCCGCAATGCGGGCAACTGACGATCGGGACGTTTTCGACGACGAGGAGGTCGGCGCCGCGCCCATAGCTCCTCGTCACGCGCCGAATCTGGGCCCCGCGGCGCCCGCAGATATCACAGATTCTGTTCTTCATACCCTTGTCACTCGGTGTAGATGGTGAGAAGGACGAGCTTGCCCGTTGGGCTGATCTTGACCACAGCCACGACGAGCTCGTCGCCGTCGAGGCTCCGTCCTTTGACGAGGTATTTCCGTTGCCCTGTGGTCCGGTCGACCTGCCGTTCGATGATTCTTCCAACCAACAGACAACTCTCCACGTCGAACAACGACAGGCCGTCTGCGTCCATCTCCTCGACAGCATGCGCGGTCACCACGTATCGACGAAGGCGAACGAGGTCGCGGATTCTCTTCAGGATACGGTCGTGCACGTGACGATTCTACCTCCGAAGGTGTGGACGCGGATGCCGATTTGCTTCAGCATCTCGGGGGTGGGGGATCGAGTCCCGGAGTAGAGGCTGCCGGTGAAGCCGTGCTGGAGGCCGACGCGTCTTCCCTTGAGCTGGGGGAGCTTCGCCCGGGCGAGCCGCCCGAGGCCGGCGGAGACGCGGGGGCGGCGGGAGTTGGGCATGGCGGACGCAGGGTACCATCCGGGCGGCCGAGGCCGAACCGCATGTCCTAGACTCCCGGAATTCCGTTCAGGGAGGACTTCACATGAAAAAGCGCACGCTCGGAAGAAGCGGCCTCGAGGTCTCCGCGCTCGGGCTCGGGTGCATGGGGATGAGCTTTGGCTACGGGCCGGCCGCCGACAAGCGGGAGATGATCTCGCTCATCCGGTCGGCCGTCGATCGCGGCATCACCTTCTTCGACACCGCCGAGGTGTACGGCCCCTTCACGAACGAGGAGCTGGTCGGCGAAGCCCTCTCCCCCTTCCGGGGGAAGGTGGTCATCGCCACCAAGTTCGGGTTCAAGCCCGGCCCCGACGCGGGGCGCTGGTCCGCCCTGGACAGCGGGCCGGCTCACATCAAGGAGGTCGCCGAGGCCTCGCTCAAGCGCCTGAGGGTCGACGCCATCGACCTCCTCTATCAGCACCGCGTCGATCCGGATGTTCCCATCGAGGAGACGGCGGGGGCGGTGAGGGACCTGATCCTTGCGGGAAAGGTCAAACACTTCGGCCTCTCAGAGGCCGGGGCGCAGACGATCCGTCGCGCGCACGCGGTCCAGCCGGTCACGGCGGTGCAGAGCGAGTACTCGCTGTGGTTTCGTTCCTTTCAGCCCTCTGGGGAAGGGGTTCCTCACGGGGAAGATCGACTCGTCGACGACCTTCGACGCTTCCGACTTCCGGAACGTCGTCCCTCGGTTCACTCCGGAGGCCCGGAAGGCGAACCAGGCGCTGGTCGATCTGCTTCAGTCACTCGCTTCTTCGAGGAAGACGACGCCGGAGCAGATCGCGCTCGCGTGGCTTCTGGCCCGGAAGCCGTGGATCGTTCCCATCCCGGGGACGACGAAGCTTTCGCGGC
This window of the Acidobacteriota bacterium genome carries:
- a CDS encoding DUF4258 domain-containing protein; this encodes MRDLVRLRRYVVTAHAVEEMDADGLSLFDVESCLLVGRIIERQVDRTTGQRKYLVKGRSLDGDELVVAVVKISPTGKLVLLTIYTE
- a CDS encoding type II toxin-antitoxin system MqsA family antitoxin; this encodes MKNRICDICGRRGAQIRRVTRSYGRGADLLVVENVPIVSCPHCGESYFSSETLLELERIKLHRRNFAKSRSVAVASFG